GGAGATCAGACGCACCTGCTCGCCGATCAGGCCGAGGAACAGGAGCAAGACGGCGAACATGCCGGTGACGATGGCGAGACCGAGCAGGAAGAGGCCGGGTCCGCCGAAGAGCGCTGCGATGATTGCCGCGAGGAAGAGCGCGAGCGCGGCGGCAGCTGCCCAGAAGGAGAGCAGGATGGGGAGACGCAGCAGCGACTTGGCCGATCCCGCCAGGCCCGAGAGGGCGAAGGCGAAGAGCGCGGCGAAGTCGTTCTTGCTCTCTCCCGCCGCGCGCTCGGGGCGGTCGAAGGGGACCACGGCGAGGCGGAAGCCGCTCTCGACCAGCATCGCGCGGAAGAACGGCTCGGGCTCGTTCCAGCGGGCGAGCGTGTCGACCACCTGCCGGTCGAACAGGCCGAAGCCGGTGGCGCCGGGGACCACGGGGTGGTCGCCGAAGCGGGCGAGGAAGCGGTAGCCGTGCTTGCGGGTCTGGCCGAGCAGCCAGGAGGTGCGCTCCGAACGGCGCTGGGCGAGGACGATCTGCGCGCCGGCTCGCCATTGCTGGACGAAGGTGCCGATCATCGCGGGCGGGTCCTGGAAGTCGGCGCCCATGCCGATCACCGCGGCGCCCGCGGCCTGGTAGATGGCGTAGGTCGGCGAGCGCATCTGGCCATAGTTGCGGTTGTTGAGGATCGCGCGGACGCGAGGGTCGGCGGCGCAGATCTCGCGCATCAGGTCGCGGGTGCCGTCGGTGGAGTCGTTGTCGATCAAGATGATCTCATGGCTCGCCACGTGGCGCTGGGCCTCGGCGGTGACGGCGGCGACGATGCCCAGCACATTCTCCGCCTCGTTGAAGCAGGGAATGACGATCGACAGTTCCGGAACGTCGCTCACGGCTCGGCCCGTTTCCACAGGCGGATGCCGGTCGCGGGGGCGTAGATCTCGGTGAACAGCGCCAGCGCGATGACCAGCGCGAGCAGCGCGACGGCGGAGATGTTGAACTTGCGGTCGTCGTCGAGGCGCGGGGCCTCGATGACCTGGACGTCGGTGGCGGTCTCGGCGGCGAGGGTCTCGACCGCGACCTCTTCCGAGGCGCGGGCGTAGACCTCATAGAGCGCCTGGGCGAAGCGGTAGTCGCGGTAGAGGTTGAGATACTCGCCGGAGACTTCGGAGAGGCCTGCGACATTGGGTCCAGCGGGGCCGGTGTCGGGGCGGGCGCTCTGGGCGATCTGAGCGCGCAGCTGCGAGACTTCGGAGCGGACCGCCATCAGCTGCGGGTTCTCGGGCCCCTGGAACTGCTCGAGGGTGCTGAGCTCCACCAGCTTGGCCTGGAGCTGGGCTTCGAGACCTGCGCGCAGCGACAGGGCGGAGCCGAGCTGCGCTTCAGGCGCGGCCAGGTTGTTGCGGCGACGGAACTCGCCGAGCGAGCCCTCGGCTGTGACCACGCGGCCGGCGGCTTCCTTGAAGCGGCGCTGGACCACCGCCTGCTTGCGCTTGACCCGGTCCTCGCCAAGCGCGGTGAGCCGGTCGCTGATCGCGCGGACATAGGTTTCGGTGAGGCGCTGGGCGAAGGCGGGGTCGTGGGTGCGGACCTCGACCTCGACGATCCCGCCGGTGAGCGAATGGACGTCCACGCGCTTCATCAGCGCAAGGCGCGCCTTCTCGACGCTGGGATAACCTCCCTCGCCCACCAGCTTCATGCGCGCGATGACACTGTCGGTTACCTCGGTCCCGCGCCCGATGGCGAGGTAAAGATCGACCGGGGTCTTCGCCCCGCCGAGCAACGCGGCAAAGCCCTGCATCTGTCCGCCGACGGCACTGGTCATCGAGCCGAGTCCGATGCTGCTGCTGTCCTGCGGCACCACTTTCGCACGGGCCACATAGGGACGCGGGACGACGCACAGCACCGCCAGCACCAGCGCCAGCAGCACATAGGCGATGCGGCGGCGGCGCGGATCGCCGATCCACGCGCCCATTTTTTGAATCACACTCATCTGACGATCGACGCGATCGACGCCGCGCCGACCAATCCGCCGAACAGCGTGCCGGTAATGTCGCGCAGCCGCGCCCAGAACTCGCCGCGATTGGCCTCGATCGGCACGTAGATGAGGTCGCCGGGCAAGGCGCGCGCGCGCAGCACGCGCTTGCCGTCGGACAGCACCGTTCCGTTGGCACGGACGACGAAGATCTCCTTCTTGTCGCCGAGCTTCTGCACCCCGCCCGCGGATTCGATATAGTGGCCGATCGTCCCGCCCGCGCGATAGGCGAAGGACGCCGGGCTCGGCACCGCGCCGAACACGCCGACCGTCACCGGGCGCGGCGGCACATGGATCGTGTCGTTGTTCTCAAGGATCAGGTCGCCGGGCAGCGCAGCGGCGTCGACCGGCAGGTCGAACACCAGCCGCCCGGTCGGCTCGCGCTTGCGCAGCTGGTCGACGACCGAATCCACCAGGGCGAGGTTCGACGGCTGGATCAGCTGCGCACGGTTGACCGAGGTCACCGGCTGCGCGGTGAGCTGCAGCTCGACATCGTCGATCGCACGATCGAAGCTCTCGCGCTGCTGCCGCTTGACACTCTCGCGCGTGATGACGCTGGCATAGGGGAAGGCCTCGGCGGTCAGCCCGCCCGCGGCGGACACCACGTCGGCGAGACGCGTGCCGGGCTTGAAATAATAGCGGCCGGGCTTGGCGACCTCGCCGCTGATCGTCACCAGTACGGATTGCTGGCCCATCGGCCGCGCGAGATCGATGTTGGAGAGCACGCGCACGACATCGCCGCGTTGCGCCTTGCGGGCCCTCGCATCGGCGGCGCTGACCTCGGTCCAGCCGGTCGCCGAGCGGCCGAGCGAATCGAGCATCATCAGCCGCGTGCCGTCGGCGATCGTGCTGATCCCGCCGGCATAGAGCAGCACATCGGACAGAGTTTCGTCGGGTGCGATCTCGAAGATCGCTTCGCGGTTGACGCTGCCGATCACCGCGACCTGGTCGCCCGCCGGGGCGACATAGAGCACGTCGCCATTCTGCAGCACCGCGTCGCCGCTGCGGTCGCCGCGCAGCAACAGATCGTAGAGATCGAAGTCCGAGACGAGCTTGCCGTCGCGGCGCAGCTGAATCGAGCGGAAGCTACCGCCCTCCGACGGCCCGCCCGCGGCGAGCACCGCGTTGATCAGGGTCGAAAGGCTGCCGACATTGTAGGCGCCGGGCTTGGCCGCGAAGCCGGTGACGTAGACGGTGACGCCGCGCAGCCTGGCGACCGCAACCTCTAGCGCGAAGCCGCGATACTGGCGCGCGACCTGGCGCTCGATCACCGCATGGACATCGCCATAGCGCACACCGCCGACACGGATCGCGCCGACGCGGGGGATGAAGATGCGGCCCTCGGGATCGATCGTCAGCCGCAGGCCCGACGCCTGCACCGATCCGGTGAGCCCGAGCAGCAGCTCGTCGCCGGGGTTGAGGCGATAGTCGGGCGGCACCGCGGCGACCGGGGAGACGGCGAAGCCCTTCGCCTCGGGCAGCAGCAGCTCGGTGCCGAAACGGCGCAGCGGCTTGCCCGCGACGGTCGAGACGAACGCCTCATATTCGTTGGCGGCGCGCGGCGCGGGCGGCTTGCTCC
This is a stretch of genomic DNA from Sphingomonas sp. BT-65. It encodes these proteins:
- a CDS encoding glycosyltransferase family 2 protein — its product is MSDVPELSIVIPCFNEAENVLGIVAAVTAEAQRHVASHEIILIDNDSTDGTRDLMREICAADPRVRAILNNRNYGQMRSPTYAIYQAAGAAVIGMGADFQDPPAMIGTFVQQWRAGAQIVLAQRRSERTSWLLGQTRKHGYRFLARFGDHPVVPGATGFGLFDRQVVDTLARWNEPEPFFRAMLVESGFRLAVVPFDRPERAAGESKNDFAALFAFALSGLAGSAKSLLRLPILLSFWAAAAALALFLAAIIAALFGGPGLFLLGLAIVTGMFAVLLLFLGLIGEQVRLISERTRNVPLVIEAERINFPADRPAP
- a CDS encoding capsule biosynthesis protein, whose translation is MSVIQKMGAWIGDPRRRRIAYVLLALVLAVLCVVPRPYVARAKVVPQDSSSIGLGSMTSAVGGQMQGFAALLGGAKTPVDLYLAIGRGTEVTDSVIARMKLVGEGGYPSVEKARLALMKRVDVHSLTGGIVEVEVRTHDPAFAQRLTETYVRAISDRLTALGEDRVKRKQAVVQRRFKEAAGRVVTAEGSLGEFRRRNNLAAPEAQLGSALSLRAGLEAQLQAKLVELSTLEQFQGPENPQLMAVRSEVSQLRAQIAQSARPDTGPAGPNVAGLSEVSGEYLNLYRDYRFAQALYEVYARASEEVAVETLAAETATDVQVIEAPRLDDDRKFNISAVALLALVIALALFTEIYAPATGIRLWKRAEP
- a CDS encoding SLBB domain-containing protein, which encodes MKFCSTRLVTASAVAMLLPVSAFAQLASPVAAGGQGADTPVTGGAQVAVPPAEIAPFRPQTIETPPTEPAAPDPEARSKPPAPRAANEYEAFVSTVAGKPLRRFGTELLLPEAKGFAVSPVAAVPPDYRLNPGDELLLGLTGSVQASGLRLTIDPEGRIFIPRVGAIRVGGVRYGDVHAVIERQVARQYRGFALEVAVARLRGVTVYVTGFAAKPGAYNVGSLSTLINAVLAAGGPSEGGSFRSIQLRRDGKLVSDFDLYDLLLRGDRSGDAVLQNGDVLYVAPAGDQVAVIGSVNREAIFEIAPDETLSDVLLYAGGISTIADGTRLMMLDSLGRSATGWTEVSAADARARKAQRGDVVRVLSNIDLARPMGQQSVLVTISGEVAKPGRYYFKPGTRLADVVSAAGGLTAEAFPYASVITRESVKRQQRESFDRAIDDVELQLTAQPVTSVNRAQLIQPSNLALVDSVVDQLRKREPTGRLVFDLPVDAAALPGDLILENNDTIHVPPRPVTVGVFGAVPSPASFAYRAGGTIGHYIESAGGVQKLGDKKEIFVVRANGTVLSDGKRVLRARALPGDLIYVPIEANRGEFWARLRDITGTLFGGLVGAASIASIVR